The sequence GCTTCCCGTGCTTTCATCGCCAGACTGACCGTGACGGCCGTGGAGGAGACCACGCCGCCTAAAATACCGGTTGCGAGAAGCCCATGCCGCGGACCGACCAACCGCATTGCGATGTACCCGAGAAAACTCATCCCTGCAATCAACACCACCATGAGCGCCACGTTGAAGGGATTCAGCACATTGAAAGGACCATATGTACGATTGGGCAACAGCGGTAAGACGACCAATGTGAGGACCACGAACTTAGCCGTTGCGTAGAGGTCGTCGTCCGAGATGCGCGCCACAGCCTGGTGCAGCGGTTCCTTGAACGACAGCAGGGCCATTACGGCGCCGGCGCTGGCGACAATCAGGAGGTAGCGCTGACCGACCGCCAGTGGAAGGTCCGGCGCAAGAGCGAGGACCCCGAGAAGAAAGGTGATCAGGCCCGCCACTTGCGTGGTAATTCCAGGATCTGCGCTCCGGCTCGACTCCTGATACTGTGACAGGGCCAAAAAGGCTCCGACAACAAGCATGGTACCCAGCAGGGGCCACATTCCCATGGTCTGAGCGAGGAATGCGGACAGGGCGCCCGCCAGCGCAATGAGAGGAAAAGTCCGAACGCCGCCTACGCCTGGCCCTTTTTCGCCGCTCCTGGACTGCTGCCGTTGCAACCCAATGAGCGCCCCTGCCCCCAGCGCGATCAGAAACCCCGAGAAGATCTCTTCAAAATCCATTCGTCTTACCACTCATGCGGCTACAATGCCTGAACATCCAGGGTGAGAAACTCGCCGTTCGTCTGCGGATGAAGGTCGCATCGGAACCTGTAGCTTCCCGGGCCCTCCATGGCAATCGTCGCACCATACCTCACCTTCCTCTTCCCGACTTGAACCGGTTACTGCGGTTTACGCCAACCCTTATAGAGCACAAATAATCCTACAAGCCCCACAATGACCGCTAACAATCCCAGAAGGCCTAATCCTTCCATGAAGTTCCCTTTCTCGGCATTGGCCGCTCTCCCCCTCACTCGCAGGCAATACGGTCGTGACGTCTAGCAAATGCGCGGCAACTGTTCGCCGGACAAGAGATCAAGAATACGATGCGTGCCTAATACGGTCCGCAGCACCACCAACGAGGGATGCTCCATCGTGACGGTGCCGATCTGAACCGCCTGCTGTGCGACTGCGTGCCGGCGCATGGCGGCCAACGCTGCCTCCGCATGCGCATCCGGCACGAAGGCGACGAACCGCCCTTCATTCGCAACATACAGGGGATCGAGGCCCAACAATTCACAGGCGCCGCGCACGGACTCTCGCACGGGAATGAGATGTTCCTCAATGGTCATGCCCACCTTCGCTCCGGCAGCGAGTTCATTCAGCGCACTCGCCAATCCTCCGCGCGTCAGATCGCGCAGGCAATGGACAGACGCTCCGCATTCCAGCAGATCACGCACAACCTGATGCAGCGGCGCCGAGTCGCTTTCGATCTCGCCGGTGAAGCGTAACCCTTCGCGCACGCTCATCACGGCCAAGCCATGTGCACCAAGGTCGCCGCTCAATAGAATTCGATCTCCGACTTTGACCTCTTGTGGGCCGATACGAACACCAGGGGGTACGACGCCAATTCCTGCGGTGTTGATAAAAATCCCGTCGCCTTTGCCACGATCCACCACCTTAGTATCTCCGGTCACGACCTGCACCCCCGCCCCTTCCGCCGCCTTCGCCATGGACTGCACCACTTTCCGGAGCATGTCCAGAGAGAGTCCCTCTTCCAGAATGAACCCCGCGCTGAGATACAGGGGCATCGCTCCGCACATGGCAAGGTCATTGACTGTGCCATGCACCGCCAGACTTCCGATGTTCCCGCCTGGGAAGAATAAGGGAGACACGACGTAGGAATCTGTGGTGAAGGCAAGGGTGCCTTCGGCCACCGGCCAGGTCGCGCCGTCATGCAGTTGCGCCAGCATCGGGTTGTCAAAAGCCCGGACGAATACGTCCCGGATCAACTCCTGCATGAGCCGCCCGCCCCCGCCATGCGCAAGCTGCACCGTCTTCTTCTCGAACGTCGGCAGCGGACACTCTGGCTCAAAGGATTTATTGTCACCCATGGATCTGGCCTCGTATCTCGTGAAGCGTATCTCGCAAACTTTCGGTCAAAGAATGTGACATCCGATATGTCGGACGAACGACGAGATACGCTTCACGCTTCACGTTTCACATGGCTTCGATATCGGTAATACGCGGCGCAGGCCCCCTCGCTCGACACCATCGGCGCACCGAGAGGCCGTTCCGGCGTGCAGCGCGTGGCGAAGGCCGGGCAGTCCGGCGGCTTGAGCAAGCCCTGCAACACCAGACCGCTCCGACAGTCGGGATCTTCTCTGCCCACCGAACCGGATTGAGCGAGCGCGTCACGAAATCGCACCGCCGCATCGAAGACGGCGTAGGCCGCGGTGAGTCTCAGGCCGCTCTGAGGAATGTCGCCGATGCCGCGCCAGGCCCGCAGCGTCGGTTCGAAGACTTCTCGCAAGGCCGCTTGCGCCGCCACGTTGCCCTCCCGGCGCACGGATCTAGTGTATTGGTTCTCGACGACCGCCCGTCCTTCTTCCAATTGGCGAACCAGCATCGCAATCCCTTCCAGGATGTCGATCGGCTCGAACCCCGTGACCACGATGGGCACGCGATAGCGTCGCGCCAGGTCTTCGTACTCTTCATAGCCCATGACCGTACAAACATGACCGGCCGCCAGAAATCCCTGCACGAGACAGCCGGGAGCGGACAGGATGGCTTCCATGGCCGGCGGCACGAGCACCTGGGCTGCGAGCAGACTGACGTTGGTGAGACCCAGGCGCCGCGCCTGGATCGCCGCCATCGCATAGGCCGGCGCGGTCGTCTCGAACCCCACCGCAAAACACACGACCTCGCGATCAGGGTTTGCGCGGGCTAACTCCAACGCATCCAGCGGCGAATACACGATACGAACGTCTCCCCCGGCAGCCTTGACGCCGAACAGATCCCCCTGTGAACCGGGCACGCGCAGCATGTCGCCGAACGAGCAGAAGATCACGCGCGGCAGCGACGCGAGTTGGAGCGCCTGATCGATTAAGCCGATCGGCGTGACACAGACGGGACAGCCCGGCCCATGCACCAGGGTGAGGTTCGGCGGCAACAGGGCATCAAGGCCGAACCGCACAATCGCATGGGTTTGCCCGCCGCAGACTTCCATGATCGTCCAGGGCTTGGTCACGGTTCGCTTGATCGCCTCGGCCAATGCCGCAGCGGTCGCACTCTCTCTGTATTCGTCGACGTACTTCATCGCTGCCTCGGCATGCGGCGAGTGGCTTAAGGCAACAGGCCAGATCTCTTGACCATGCCCAGTGCCCCTGGCCCCTGACCTCGTGCCTCTCCCCTATCGAGTTGGGCCATCAATTCAAGTGACCTTCTTGCCGCCTGCTCATCCAGTTTGCTGATGGCAAATCCCACATGCACGATCACATAGTCTCCGACGTCCGCTTCTGGCACGAGCGCAAGCGAGACCTCTTTCATGGTGCCGCCGAAGGATACCGTCGCGGTACGGAGTTGGTCATCCGTGATGCTGAGGACTTGCCCGGGAACCGCTAAGCACATTCCTATTACCTTCTGTTTGAAAAGTGAGCCGCCGCCACGACCGCCTGGCCAAGAGAGAGTCCCCCGTCGTTGGGCGGCACCAGGCGGTGGGTATAAATGGTAAACCCCGCTCGCTCCAACCGGCGCCGCGCAAGCCGAAGCAACAGGACATTCTGGAAGCATCCGCCGGTCAGCACCACACGCGGCAACGCAGCGTGCTCCGCAATCTGACCGATCAGATCCGCCAACGCAAGATGGAACCGATACGCGATCCGCTCGGAGCTGCTTCCTTCGCGCCTCTCCTGTATAAGCGACTCGATCAGCGGTCGCCAGTCTGCGACCCACACGGCCCCGTTGTCCTCGCCTCGTGTGACGGCGAACGGATAGCCTGTTTCCTCACCGGGAGAATTCTTTTCATACCGTTCCGCCGCGAACTCCAGAGCCATGGCCGCCTGCCCTTCAAAACTGGCTTCATCACACAAGCCAGCTATCGACGATACCGCATCGAAGAGTCTTCCCATGCTGGTGGTCCAGGGTGAGGCAAGCCCTCTTTGCAACAGGAGCAAGAGAGCGTCTGTTTTCCCTTTCACACATTGACGGGCAGCACACTCTTCAACGGCTCCCTTCTCTCCATAGGTCTCCCATAGGACCGAGAAGGCGCAGCGCCAGGGTTCGCGCATGGCCGTCTCTCCACCCGGCAGGCGGAATGGCCGAAGATGGCCGAGACGCCTGAAGCCTCGATACCCCGCGATCAGAAACTCGCCTCCCCAGATCGTGCCGTCGGAACCATAGCCCGCCCCGTCCCAGGCCACGCCCAGCACCTCGCCATCCAGTCCATGCTCGGCCATGCAGGAGGCCACATGAGCATGATGGTGCTGCACCCGAACGAGCGGGACCGCGTGACGCTCGGCGAATTCCTGCGCGAAGATTGTCGACCGATAGTCCGGGTGGAGATCGCAGGCTACGAGTTGGGGCTGTACGTCAAGCAGCCGTTGCAGATCGTCGACGGCGCGACGAAACGCCTCGAAGGCCTCCAGCGTAGACAGATCGCCAAGGTGCTGGCTCAGCATGACCTGATCGCCGGACGTCAGTGCAATCGTGTTCTTGAGGTGGCCCCCGACCGCGAGGATCGGGACCATCGCGCTTCCGTTCGTGAGGGAAGCATTCACTCTGATCGACCGAGGCACATAGCCTCTTGCTCGCCGGAGTATCAGCGTTTTGCCCTCCACCACACGCATCACTGAATCATCGACCGGCCGCGCGATCGCTCGATCGTGAACCAGGAACGCATCCGCAATTCCAGCAAGTCGAACCAACGCCTCTTGTTCATCGATCACAATCGGTTCGTCTGAGAGATTGCCGCTGGTG comes from Nitrospira sp. and encodes:
- a CDS encoding MgtC/SapB family protein, whose protein sequence is MDFEEIFSGFLIALGAGALIGLQRQQSRSGEKGPGVGGVRTFPLIALAGALSAFLAQTMGMWPLLGTMLVVGAFLALSQYQESSRSADPGITTQVAGLITFLLGVLALAPDLPLAVGQRYLLIVASAGAVMALLSFKEPLHQAVARISDDDLYATAKFVVLTLVVLPLLPNRTYGPFNVLNPFNVALMVVLIAGMSFLGYIAMRLVGPRHGLLATGILGGVVSSTAVTVSLAMKAREAPSVVALAAVAVLLASSTMFLRMLAVIGVVGPELLPRLVWPLGVMGIGGYGTALILYLKSRRTPQEAPPVAYQNPLELRTALQFGLFYAGVIVVAKGAQVMLGDRGLYASSVLAGTTDVDAITLSVVRFYQDGLDPGTAVSAIMAAVMTNTMVKAGLAAWFGGWDLGARVGLGLGLALAGGVLTLFFMP
- the hypE gene encoding hydrogenase expression/formation protein HypE, with protein sequence MGDNKSFEPECPLPTFEKKTVQLAHGGGGRLMQELIRDVFVRAFDNPMLAQLHDGATWPVAEGTLAFTTDSYVVSPLFFPGGNIGSLAVHGTVNDLAMCGAMPLYLSAGFILEEGLSLDMLRKVVQSMAKAAEGAGVQVVTGDTKVVDRGKGDGIFINTAGIGVVPPGVRIGPQEVKVGDRILLSGDLGAHGLAVMSVREGLRFTGEIESDSAPLHQVVRDLLECGASVHCLRDLTRGGLASALNELAAGAKVGMTIEEHLIPVRESVRGACELLGLDPLYVANEGRFVAFVPDAHAEAALAAMRRHAVAQQAVQIGTVTMEHPSLVVLRTVLGTHRILDLLSGEQLPRIC
- the hypD gene encoding hydrogenase formation protein HypD, whose amino-acid sequence is MKYVDEYRESATAAALAEAIKRTVTKPWTIMEVCGGQTHAIVRFGLDALLPPNLTLVHGPGCPVCVTPIGLIDQALQLASLPRVIFCSFGDMLRVPGSQGDLFGVKAAGGDVRIVYSPLDALELARANPDREVVCFAVGFETTAPAYAMAAIQARRLGLTNVSLLAAQVLVPPAMEAILSAPGCLVQGFLAAGHVCTVMGYEEYEDLARRYRVPIVVTGFEPIDILEGIAMLVRQLEEGRAVVENQYTRSVRREGNVAAQAALREVFEPTLRAWRGIGDIPQSGLRLTAAYAVFDAAVRFRDALAQSGSVGREDPDCRSGLVLQGLLKPPDCPAFATRCTPERPLGAPMVSSEGACAAYYRYRSHVKREA
- a CDS encoding HypC/HybG/HupF family hydrogenase formation chaperone, with the translated sequence MCLAVPGQVLSITDDQLRTATVSFGGTMKEVSLALVPEADVGDYVIVHVGFAISKLDEQAARRSLELMAQLDRGEARGQGPGALGMVKRSGLLP
- the hypF gene encoding carbamoyltransferase HypF; translated protein: MKQDTIVRLRITVEGTVQGVGFRPFTYRVAQELGVAGWVMNSAHGAVLELEGPVAVLETFLARLQTEAPAAAKVDRLTVGPANPMGATVFEIRASGGAGARRLVVPPDLATCADCLGEMRDPMDRRFRYPFLTCTQCGPRISLITDIPYDRINTTMSRFQLCQGCRAEYEDHTNRRFHAEPIACPVCGPRLALWNVRGEEVAREEAVLQQACEIIRTGRILAVKGVGGFQLWVDACSESAVQRLRLRKMRPDKPFAVLFPSISVVQTSCGLSPEEEELLRSPESPIVLLRQNEPSGLARSVSPDNPFVGAMVPYSPLHHLLMTELQGPVVATSGNLSDEPIVIDEQEALVRLAGIADAFLVHDRAIARPVDDSVMRVVEGKTLILRRARGYVPRSIRVNASLTNGSAMVPILAVGGHLKNTIALTSGDQVMLSQHLGDLSTLEAFEAFRRAVDDLQRLLDVQPQLVACDLHPDYRSTIFAQEFAERHAVPLVRVQHHHAHVASCMAEHGLDGEVLGVAWDGAGYGSDGTIWGGEFLIAGYRGFRRLGHLRPFRLPGGETAMREPWRCAFSVLWETYGEKGAVEECAARQCVKGKTDALLLLLQRGLASPWTTSMGRLFDAVSSIAGLCDEASFEGQAAMALEFAAERYEKNSPGEETGYPFAVTRGEDNGAVWVADWRPLIESLIQERREGSSSERIAYRFHLALADLIGQIAEHAALPRVVLTGGCFQNVLLLRLARRRLERAGFTIYTHRLVPPNDGGLSLGQAVVAAAHFSNRR